A stretch of the Pangasianodon hypophthalmus isolate fPanHyp1 chromosome 28, fPanHyp1.pri, whole genome shotgun sequence genome encodes the following:
- the dchs2 gene encoding protocadherin-23, translated as MEHCLRILLQFLIILFLLCVKSWAQVYNLSVSVEEGLPVGTIVGDVRAALPPGVQSSGFFISESTDSDVFRDLKIDTETGIISTSAVLDRERRNRYEFSTTSLTRQVIRVQVEVRDVNDHAPEFPEGIVMLNMSEWTPAGTTFHLDAAGDQDEGRFGVQGYRILESSTEGVFKLDVQSMDLVLVKELDRETVDFYNLTIEAFDGGVPPKTGHLQVNVNVLDENDNHPVFNQTDYQAFIWENTPVLTPVCQVNAHDPDFDSNGLVTYEINQLQSNSDEFFIIDRNTGIIRVNKILDYETRSSFELVVTAQDRGSPPKSSSASVEIRILDVNDNSPNISIVFLSERGDPEVSEGAGYGDYVAKISISDPDLGEPNKVSVFLEGGEGKFSLKSVDEFLYALCVDGTLDREEKDQYKLTIIASDFGSPPLRSERTFVLRISDVNDNEPVFEQKIYQSNIFEDAPEGSSVIQVKAHDDDEDSGMLYSILQSDQSFLVNIDPLTGIISTAAGLDRERESDLVFLVVAVDSGFPPLTSTATVSICVEDVNDNGPVFQQQIYNTTIREHVAIGSCFIQVTAEDADGGEFGTVRYNFSEAFNTEYTRKLFYINPITGEICVSHDIDRDAGLVNFDLLVKAEDQGGLSSQTYLHIDVEDVNDNAPVFNPEKYIINLSRNIQPGAEILTVFATDRDLDIYGRISYELLPRDHASFFSVNESSGTLSVSSTLSELGTSSVRLTVSAHDGVGVASPRPADIIINILNTDHAPVLFQKAHYSFSVSEDSPPGTSVGKVQVVRGQDSVDAHVYRISAGDPEGFFSLDSQSGVIYTNISLDHESLPSALLTVQAHTGTSPIYSTTHVHIIITDINDNPPVFPMTFDLITISQKALPGTTLYVAHAHDSDSGANGQIRYFLRPESQLFTIHPHFGTLTLKSSITKDTPQRYELNVVAEDEGNPSLSSSMSLTVELDCSANTKDVLAFETLIYQVEIGENAQSGTRVIQVRAHGIKSQPGSRLPRILSYSMEPLSTMLPFLIQPDSGWIFVARGLDYESERMYRFHIRATAQDDKEVSASATVIISVQDENDNTPVFSRDRYFFSVPEGLNPRGLMGKLNATDRDSGKNGQLSYILLSDTKHFRINSKTGELINWAALDREHQPQHTLRVLVTDHGHPRLNSTATVHITVTDINDNPPQFTHQELNVQVCDDLPVRSVITSMFAKDLDAGENGTVTFSLREEDGKGHFEIDSQSGEIKVTARFDQNHQMNYTIGVVAIDNGAAPVEQIALVHIQVHTCTRVQGHKVGSRDFLGLRRLIVREDASVGSLIGSLGVSRVASQLLRYTVANGEGSLHFTTDAANGNIYIAKAIDYETNQQHCFEVHPNFNATILVAVSVEDVNDHAPSFPGNNSIVVFGVQEDVAVGTVVYVFKAVDGDATLRNSAIRYTMTFDPTLTTEKLPFRIDPDTGVVSTALPLDRERNQSFAFIVTASDSRHFDSVTAQVFLLDINDNIPAFVSNETVHIAEDTEVGSLLHHFLARDEDEGENSHMTFSLISGNEAGMFRLERSGHLYLNSSLDYESQHAFGLTVQVSDGGTPSLSSTQTLTVLLMDVNDETPLFEQNLYRASVMENREPGEAVITVRALDLDSGENANISYSLLPGAGHEFFTIDSHTGLISTSTKLDRELQHSFTLRVQAEDAGIPALSSTTTVVCSVLDDNDNPPEFSQSFLHIVIPENLPPGVIHTTVTFDPDNGINGTVTYSIENTFGDFFIDSETGAVSTTNSLDREKRSIYTLIIKAADQGSAPLTSTATLSINLSDENDNNPTFDQTTYRAIVSEDLPLGSEILRLNARDPDEGPNAEVIFSLIEETSGTFSVDASTGAVRLTKPLDREIQSQYNLRAVATDGCSQGPRSSVVTVNIQVEDVNDNMPHCINDPIRASVGAGNNQTVTMVTAHDPDQGENGTVVFRLMEEDELFQIDQSTGEVRMKSPMTASASGTKTLKIWAVDKGSPALTSTCLVIITLNGDEPLLQFTEKHYEVSLPENSETGSWVGNVVAHDQSATEITVKYSIFSGNENGAFSIDSNTGDIIVRNQLLLDFEREREVHLVVLAENGRHSGHAKVTVTLQDVNDNAPVFKQTYYRTAVWEGQIPNTYVMQVLAVDADSGMNGQIDYSIVDGNQNNAFMIDSVRGILATSAVLDREIISSYKLIVEAKDRGNPALTGTCIIQVQVVDVNDNRPVIPAMEPLVVPENYPPGHIVTQVMAADVDLGSSITYSLAQTEEANGSFAIDSYSGIITSLKSLDYEEQILHILTIVASDSVHQTEAQITVKVLDVNDNAPVFSQEFYQVVLPELTPADVFVVAVSATDRDSSVNGKISYKLLSSTNSGFSINNENGSIYTNKPLKYVAGSSILRLLVEARDGGDPSLSSVTSVDIEVLDSNDHAPFFQHKTYQVSVCEDTPVGSVLLTLLAQDQDYSEENTHIDYTITGGNEERRFCIEAGAVPTEFQKSTVGYLVLCDTLDRETTDTYSLTVTVMDRGVPRLNSSTIVSVTVLDINDNEPVFSSLEYYVQISENNRLNTFLVLVSAQDPDHGLNGTVRYDIISGNSKGLFRLNYQTGILEANGTLDYEDETKHILTVQASDGGGTDNRKVSFAVIFITVLDENDHLPFFRFPTINCSVAENLPAFTPVCIVHAIDQDAGSFGLLTYSILTSCFMDYGSGNQDANEAFTIDPLTGEIHTRHIFDYERTSEYCFVVEATDKGDQAATVRVQVDIEGVDEFSPMFTQKLYYFTLPDNAIVGQSIGHVTAMDYDRGQDGIVEYNLAKPSHFFNVNKNTGSIYISNPVYQRRGNIATSEAVEDFLILASSPKLDSRSTTCRVVVNISNSAEALTSVAVRVQTVSLSVSLAVFFLLFISIIALIFRYRSKKNELKQTVLLAADIKRGPITYNDTRGLSQDMRGKSDLFRNSGSSGRGSAEGETAEDVMMISEYQCLKQPDAVMPEPELGIPLDSDQISCNSVDTYLGNRQMVGIPSVESLYNFKEEGGGEGMLPHMVNMMEMDEVIRSCMSLSEHQNITNLICTEKHLSGNYNWDKLSNWKPYFQFQPTIFTNKSVFPEKEPREGDINMELHSLLHLPSQPNLHAIPSRIPQRMEYFGKKPSNPKYKYSCLAKIPEPNNFVMTSDFSPSPSLLTLRTTNASPVVSETGLGSFTKIALQPVDVLDDAEI; from the exons ATGGAGCATTGTTTAAGGATTTTATTGCAgtttctgatcattttattcctattatGTGTAAAGTCATGGGCACAGGTGTATAACCTCAGTGTTTCTGTTGAGGAGGGTTTACCTGTAGGAACCATAGTAGGGGACGTAAGAGCTGCTTTGCCTCCAGGTGTACAAAGCAGTGGGTTCTTCATATCCGAGAGCACAGACTCAGACGTTTTCCGTGATCTGAAAATAGATACGGAGACAGGAATCATTTCTACATCTGCAGTTCTGGACCGGGAGCGCAGAAACAGATATGAATTTTCCACTACAAGCTTGACAAGACAGGTGATTAGGGTTCAAGTGGAGGTCAGAGACGTGAATGATCACGCACCTGAGTTTCCTGAAGGAATCGTGATGCTAAACATGTCCGAATGGACTCCAGCTGGGACAACATTCCACCTGGATGCTGCAGGAGATCAAGATGAAGGCAGGTTTGGTGTTCAAGGGTACAGAATTTTGGAAAGTAGCACAGAGGGAGTTTTCAAACTGGACGTCCAGAGTATGGATTTGGTTCTTGTGAAAGAGCTGGATAGAGAAACTGTGGATTTCTATAATCTGACCATCGAGGCTTTTGATGGTGGGGTACCTCCAAAAACCGGGCACTTACAAGTTAACGTTAATGTTTTGGATGAGAACGACAACCACCCCGTGTTCAATCAGACTGACTATCAAGCTTTCATTTGGGAAAACACCCCTGTATTAACACCTGTGTGCCAGGTAAACGCTCATGATCCAGATTTTGACTCTAACGGCCTCGTCACGTATGAGATCAACCAACTCCAGAGCAACTCGGATGAGTTTTTCATCATTGACAGAAATACAGGTATCATTCGGGTGAATAAGATTTTGGACTACGAAACCAGGTCATCTTTTGAGCTGGTTGTGACGGCGCAGGATCGCGGATCTCCTCCGAAATCCAGCAGCGCGTCTGTGGAAATCAGGATTCTGGATGTCAATGATAACAGCCCAAATATTAGCATTGTGTTTTTGAGTGAACGTGGAGATCCAGAGGTTTCTGAAGGTGCTGGTTATGGAGATTACGTGGCCAAAATCAGCATTTCAGACCCAGATTTGGGAGAACCAAACAAAGTCAGCGTGTTCCTTGAAGGCGGAGAGGGCAAATTCAGCTTAAAGTCTGTAGATGAGTTTTTGTATGCTTTATGCGTGGATGGCACGCTTGACAGGGAGGAGAAGGATCAATACAAGCTCACCATCATCGCCTCGGACTTTGGTTCTCCTCCTTTGAGAAGTGAGAGGACGTTTGTTCTACGAATTTCTGATGTGAACGATAATGAACCGGTTTTTGAGCAAAAAATCTACCAATCGAACATTTTCGAGGATGCTCCCGAAGGAAGCTCAGTTATACAGGTCAAGGCCCATGATGACGATGAGGATTCTGGGATGTTATACTCGATTTTACAGTCGGATCAAAGTTTTCTGGTGAATATTGACCCCCTGACTGGTATCATCAGCACTGCTGCAGGTTTGGACCGAGAGCGAGAGTCAGATCTGGTGTTTTTGGTGGTGGCGGTGGACTCTGGGTTTCCTCCTTTAACCTCCACAGCTACTGTCAGCATCTGCGTAGAGGATGTCAATGATAATGGACCTGTATTCCAACAACAGATCTACAACACCACCATTCGGGAACACGTAGCCATCGGAAGCTGCTTTATCCAG GTAACTGCTGAGGATGCTGATGGTGGCGAGTTCGGAACGGTGCGTTACAATTTTTCTGAAGCGTTTAACACTGAATACACACGCAAACTGTTTTACATCAACCCCATTACTGGAGAGATCTGTGTGTCTCATGACATCGATCGTGATGCAGGCctggtgaactttgaccttttGGTAAAAGCTGAAGACCAA gGAGGCCTCAGCTCACAGACGTATCTTCACATCGATGTAGAGGATGTGAATGATAATGCTCCTGTATTTAACCCAGAGAAATACATCATAAATTTAAGTAGAAACATTCAGCCAGGAGCTGAAATCCTCACTGTCTTTGCCACTGACAGAGACTTGGATATCTACGGACGAATCTCATATGAGCTTCTCCCCAGAGACCacgcctcttttttctctgtgaaCGAATCATCAG GTACACTTTCTGTCTCCTCCACTCTCTCTGAGCTGGGCACCAGCAGTGTGCGACTCACTGTCTCCGCCCATGATggagtgggtgtggcctctccGAGACCTgctgacatcatcatcaacattcTGAATACTGACCACGCCCCTGTGCTCTTCCAAAAAGCTCACTACAGCTTCTCAGTGTCTGAGGATTCTCCTCCCGGCACCTCTGTGGGGAAGGTGCAGGTTGTAAGAGGTCAAG ATTCGGTGGATGCTCATGTGTATCGAATCTCCGCTGGTGACCCTGAGGGATTTTTCTCTCTGGATTCGCAGTCTGGTGTAATTTACACCAACATTTCCCTGGATCATGAGTCCCTACCAAGTGCACTTCTCACTGTTCAGGCTCACACTGGTACTTCGCCCATTTACAGCACCACTCACGTCCACATAATCATCACTGACATCAATGACAACCCACCTGTCTTCCCCATGACCTTCGATCTCATCACAATATCCCAGAAAGCTCTTCCTGGGACGACGCTTTATGTAGCACACGCTCATGACAGCGATAGTGGCGCTAATGGACAGATTCGCTACTTTCTGCGTCCAGAGAGCCAGTTATTCACCATTCATCCTCATTTTGGGACTCTAACGCTAAAGAGCAGCATTACAAAAGACACTCCACAGAGATATGAGCTCAACGTGGTGGCCGAGGATGAAGGAAATCCATCTTTAAGCTCCTCAATGAGCCTTACGGTGGAGCTTGACTGTTCAGCGAACACGAAGGACGTGCTAGCCTTCGAGACGCTAATCTACCAAGTCGAGATTGGAGAAAATGCTCAAAGTGGCACTCGTGTCATCCAAGTGCGTGCGCATGGGATCAAATCACAGCCTGGATCCCGTTTACCCAGAATCCTCAGCTACTCTATGGAGCCTCTGTCCACAATGTTACCATTCCTTATCCAGCCTGATAGCGGCTGGATCTTTGTGGCTCGCGGTCTTGATTACGAGTCAGAGAGGATGTACAGGTTTCACATTCGTGCCACAGCTCAAGATGATAAAGAAGTGAGCGCTTCAGCCACGGTGATCATCTCAGTGCAGGATGAAAACGATAACACTCCAGTTTTCAGCAGAGACAGATACTTTTTCAGCGTCCCAGAGGGTCTGAACCCGCGCGGCCTGATGGGAAAGTTGAACGCTACAGATAGAGACTCGGGGAAAAATGGACAGCTGTCCTACATCCTGCTGTCTGATACCAAACACTTCCGCATCAACTCTAAAACCG GAGAGCTGATTAACTGGGCGGCTCTAGATCGGGAGCATCAACCTCAGCACACTCTGAGAGTATTGGTGACTGATCACGGTCATCCTCGCCTCAACTCCACCGCAACCGTCCACATAACCGTGACCGATATCAATGACAATCCACCTCAGTTCACACACCAGGAGCTCAACGTGCAG gtaTGTGACGACCTCCCTGTCCGTTCGGTCATAACGAGCATGTTTGCTAAGGACCTGGATGCAGGAGAAAATGGGACAGTCACATTCTCTCTAAGAGAAG AGGATGGAAAGGGTCATTTTGAGATTGACAGTCAGAGTGGAGAAATCAAGGTTACAGCAAGATTTGACCAAAACCACCAGATGAACTACACCATCGGGGTGGTTGCTATAGACAACGGTGCTGCCCCTGTAGAGCAGATAGCACTTGTACACATACAG GTACACACTTGTACTCGGGTGCAAGGACATAAAGTGGGCAGTCGTGATTTTTTGGGTCTCCGACGTTTAATTGTCAGAGAGGATGCCAGCGTGGGATCTCTGATCGGCTCACTTGGAGTTTCCAGGGTAGCTAGTCAGCTGTTGCGCTACACTGTCGCTAATGGAGAGGGGAGTTTGCACTTTACTACTGACGCAGCGAATGGCAATATTTATATAGCGAAGGCTATAGATTATGAGACTAATCAGCAGCACTGTTTCGAAGTTCATCCCAATTTTAACGCCACTATTCTAGTGGCTGTCAGCGTCGAGGATGTTAATGACCATGCCCCCAGTTTCCCTGGCAacaacagcattgtggtgtTCGGTGTTCAGGAAGATGTTGCCGTAGGAACCGTAGTGTACGTCTTTAAAGCAGTCGATGGTGATGCGACTCTTCGTAACAGTGCTATTCGTTACACGATGACCTTTGACCCAACCCTTACTACGGAAAAACTGCCGTTCAGAATTGACCCTGATACTGGGGTTGTCTCAACAGCTTTGCCGTTGGATCGTGAGCGCAATCAAAGTTTTGCCTTCATTGTCACCGCCAGCGACAGCAGACACTTTGACTCGGTGACGGCACAAGTGTTCCTATTGGACATCAACGACAACATCCCCGCCTTTGTTTCAAATGAAACGGTTCACATAGCAGAGGACACAGAGGTCGGGAGTCTTCTACATCATTTCCTGGCcagagatgaagatgaaggagaGAACAGTCACATGACCTTTAGTCTGATCTCTGGAAATGAGGCTGGAATGTTTCGTTTGGAGAGATCAG GTCACTTGTATTTGAACTCCTCGCTGGACTATGAATCCCAGCATGCCTTTGGGCTCACAGTGCAGGTCTCAGACGGTGGGACACCGTCTCTGTCCTCCACTCAGACTCTGACCGTGCTGCTGATGGATGTGAACGATGAGACGCCGCTGTTTGAGCAGAACCTTTACAGAGCCAGCGTGATGGAGAACAGAGAGCCAGGAGAAGCAGTGATTACAGTGAGAGCATTGGACTTGGACTCAG GTGAGAATGCTAATATAAGCTACAGCCTCTTGCCTGGTGCTGGACATGAGTTTTTCACCATCGACTCACACACTGGTCTTATTAGCACATCCACAAAGCTGGACAGGGAACTGCAGCACAGCTTCACTCTCAGAG TTCAGGCAGAGGATGCCGGGATTCCTGCTCTCTCCAGCACAACTACAGTCGTTTGCTCTGTGCTCGACGACAACGATAATCCTCCTGAGTTCTCCCAGTCATTCCTCCACATCGTTATACCGGAGAATCTCCCTCCAGGCGTCATTCACACcactgtgacctttgaccctgacAATGGGATCAATGGAACGGTGACCTACTCTATAGAGA ATACATTTGGAGATTTCTTTATCGACTCAGAGACTGGAGCTGTCAGCACTACAAACTCTCTGGATAGAGAGAAACGTTCTATTTACACACTCATCATTAAGGCTGCTGATCAGGGCTCCGCTCCTCTCACCTCCACTGCCACTCTTTCTATAAATCTCTCAGACGAGAATGATAACAATCCCACTTTTGACCAAACTACCTACCGCGCCATCGTTAGCGAAGACCTTCCTCTTGGCAGTGAGATTCTCCGTCTTAATGCTCGAGACCCAGATGAGGGTCCAAACGCCGAAGTTATCTTCTCCCTGATTGAGGAAACATCCGGGACATTTTCTGTGGACGCCTCTACAGGAGCCGTGCGTTTAACAAAGCCTCTGGACCGAGAAATTCAATCACAGTACAATCTCCGTGCTGTAGCGACAGACGGCTGTAGTCAGGGTCCGCGTAGTTCTGTCGTAACTGTTAATATTCAGGTGGAGGATGTTAATGATAACATGCCTCACTGCATTAACGACCCAATAAGGGCATCAGTAGGTGCAGGAAATAACCAAACTGTCACCATGGTGACAGCACATGATCCAGATCAAGGTGAAAACGGTACGGTGGTGTTCAGGTTAATGGAGGAAGACGAGCTATTTCAGATTGACCAATCAACCGGAGAGGTCCGGATGAAATCCCCCATGACGGCCAGTGCATCAGGGACAAAGACGTTGAAGATTTGGGCTGTAGATAAAGGCTCGCCTGCGCTCACCTCCACGTGCCTTGTGATAATTACCCTCAACGGAGATGAGCCTCTGCTGCAGTTTACCGAGAAACACTACGAAGTGAGCTTACCTGAGAACAGTGAAACAG GCTCCTGGGTGGGAAATGTTGTAGCTCATGATCAGAGTGCTACAGAAATCACAGTGAAGTACAGTATTTTTAGCGGCAATGAGAACGGAGCGTTCAGCATCGATTCTAACACAG GTGATATAATAGTTAGAAATCAGCTCCTGCTGGACTTTGAGAGGGAGCGTGAGGTTCATCTGGTGGTTTTGGCAGAAAATGGCCGCCATTCAGGCCATGCCAAAGTGACAGTTACTCTACAGGATGTAAACGACAATGCTCCAGTGTTTAAACAAACATACTACAGAACTGCTGTCTGGGAGGGACAGATTCCTAACACTTATGTCATGCAG GTGTTAGCAGTGGATGCTGACAGTGGTATGAATGGGCAGATAGATTACTCCATAGTGGATGGAAATCAAAACAATGCCTTCATGATCGACTCCGTACGTGGGATTCTTGCCACCAGTGCAGTCCTTGACCGAGAAATCATCTCCTCTTACAA GTTGATTGTTGAGGCGAAAGACAGAGGAAATCCTGCTCTGACAGGAACATGCATTATTCAAGTTCAGGTTGTGGATGTTAACGACAACAGACCAGTGATACCAGCAATGGAACCTCTAGTGGTCCCTGAGA ATTATCCACCTGGCCATATTGTCACCCAAGTAATGGCTGCTGATGTCGATCTTGGTTCTTCAATCACCTACAGTTTAGCCCAAACAGAGGAGGCAAATGGGAGCTTTGCCATTGACTCCTATTCTGGAATAATCACATCTCTAAAGAGCCTGGATTATGAGGAGCAAATCTTACATATACTGACAATAGTAGCGTCAGATTCAGTACATCAGACGGAGGCACAGATAACTGTTAAAGTTTTGGATGTAAATGATAACGCGCCAGTGTTCTCTCAGGAGTTTTACCAG GTAGTGTTGCCAGAACTGACACCTGCAGATGTGTTTGTGGTGGCTGTATCAGCTACAGACAGAGACTCGAGTGTGAATGGCAAGATTTCCTACAAGCTTCTCTCCTCCACAAACAGTGGCTTCTCTATCAATAATGAAAATG GTTCTATATATACCAACAAGCCTCTGAAGTATGTCGCTGGCAGCAGCATCCTTCGGCTTCTGGTGGAAGCTCGGGACGGAGGCGATCCTAGTCTTTCTAGTGTCACATCTGTAGATATAGAGGTGCTGGACTCCAATGACCATGCACcttttttccagcacaaaacatatcaggtgagtgtgtgtgaggacacacctgTTGGAAGTGTACTCCTTACCCTGCTGGCTCAGGACCAGGATTATTCTGAGGAAAACACCCACATAGATTATACCATTACTGGGGGAAATGAGGAGAGACGTTTCTGCATCGAAGCCGGTGCAGTGCCTACAGAGTTCCAGAAAAGTACTGTGGGTTATTTAGTGCTGTGTGACACTCTGGACAGAGAAACCACAGACACATACTCATTAACTGTTACTGTGATGGATAGAGGAGTGCCTCGGCTAAACAGCTCAACGATAGTCTCAGTCACGGTACTTGATATCAATGACAATGAGCCAGTTTTTAGCAGCTTGGAATACTACGTGCAGATCAGTGAGAACAACCGGTTAAATACTTTCCTGGTCTTGGTGTCTGCTCAAGATCCAGACCATGGACTAAATGGCACTGTAAGGTATGACATCATCTCTGGTAACAGTAAAGGTTTGTTCCGACTGAACTATCAAACAGGTATTCTGGAAGCCAATGGCACTCTGGATTATGAAGACGAAACTAAACACATCTTAACTGTCCAAGCATCAGATGGTGGTGGTACAGACAACAGGAAGGTGTCCTTTGCAGTGATATTCATCACAGTGCTTGATGAGAATGATCATTTGCCCTTCTTTAGGTTCCCTACCATCAATTGTTCGGTAGCAGAAAACCTCCCTGCTTTTACTCCAGTATGCATAGTCCATGCTATTGATCAGGATGCAGGGAGTTTTGGCTTGCTTACCTACTCCATCCTGACCTCCTGTTTCATGGACTATGGCAGTGGAAACCAAGATGCGAATGAGGCCTTCACCATTGACCCTCTCACTGGAGAAATCCATACCAGACATATATTTGACTATGAGAGAACAAGTGAATACTGTTTTGTGGTAGAAGCCACAGATAAAGGAGATCAAGCTGCTACGGTGAGGGTTCAGGTGGACATCGAAGGTGTGGACGAGTTTAGTCCAATGTTTACCCAGAAGCTGTACTATTTCACTCTGCCAGATAACGCCATAGTGGGCCAAAGCATTGGTCATGTGACAGCCATGGATTACGATAGGGGTCAGGATGGCATCGTGGAGTATAATTTAGCGAAGCCATCACACTTTTTCAATGTCAACAAAAACACTGGCAGTATCTATATCTCAAACCCAGTGTATCAAAGAAGAGGTAACATAGCCACGAGTGAGGCTGTTGAAGACTTCTTGATTCTGGCAAGTAGTCCAAAGCTTGATTCCAGGTCAACGACTTGCCGTGTTGTTGTGAATATTTCCAATTCAGCAGAAGCTCTAACCAGTGTTGCTGTTCGTGTCCAGACTGTCAGCCTTAGTGTTTCATTAGCAGTGTTCTTCTTGCTCTTTATAAGTATAATTGCTCTTATATTCAGGTACAGAAGTAAAAAGAATGAACTTAAGCAGACTGTTTTATTAGCTGCTGATATCAAGCGTGGACCTATAACATATAACGATACCCGTGGCCTAAGTCAAGACATGCGAGGAAAGAGTGACCTATTCAGGAACTCTGGATCAAGTGGACGAGGTTCTGCGGAAGGTGAAACTGCTGAAGATGTAATGATGATAAGTGAGTACCAGTGTCTCAAGCAGCCTGATGCAGTCATGCCTGAACCAGAATTGGGGATCCCTCTTGACTCAGACCAGATTTCCTGCAATTCGGTTGACACGTATCTAGGAAATCGCCAAATGGTGGGAATACCCAGTGTTGAGAGTCTCTATAATTttaaagaagaaggaggaggtgaAGGGATGTTGCCTCACATGGTCAACATGATGGAGATGGATGAGGTCATAAGAAGCTGCATGTCTTTATCTGAGCACCAAAATATCACTAATCTGATTTGCACAGAGAAACACCTGAGTGGGAACTATAACTGGGACAAACTTTCAAATTGGAAGCCTTATTTCCAATTCCAGCCAACTATCTTTACCAACAAAAGTGTGTTTCCTGAAAAGGAACCTAGGGAAGGTGATATTAACATGGAGCTTCATAGCCTTCTGCACCTGCCTTCCCAGCCAAACCTTCACGCCATACCTTCTAGGATACCACAAAGAATGGAATACTTTGGTAAAAAGCCCTCCAACcccaaatataaatattcatgtttGGCAAAAATCCCAGAACCAAATAATTTTGTCATGACCTCTGacttttctccttctccatcCCTTCTAACTCTGAGGACAACTAATGCTTCTCCTGTGgtctcagaaactggactgggTAGCTTTACCAAAATTGCGTTACAGCCAGTAGATGTCTTGGACGATGCAGAGATATAA